A DNA window from Hordeum vulgare subsp. vulgare chromosome 1H, MorexV3_pseudomolecules_assembly, whole genome shotgun sequence contains the following coding sequences:
- the LOC123412023 gene encoding hexokinase-10-like, translated as MGGAGWLRVAAAAGCAAVTCTLATTMVVRRVTAWRRWLRAMAVLRDVEESFATPTERLQRVVNSLAIEMFAGLASEDASKVRMLLTCVDSLLDGSEEGIYYAIDIGGTSFRFLKVELGAGSTIINQKIEHQPIKKELMEGTSEDFFSFIASTLKSFIEREGGEGRALGFTFSFPMRQFSITSGSLIRWTKEFSIEEAVGKDVAQCLNEALERNGLNLRVNALMNNTVGTLALGHYYDEDTIAAVIIGAGTNACYIERNEAITKCQGLLTNSGQTVVNVEWGSFRPPQIPLTPYDICFYNETPNYYDQGFEKMISGVYLGEIARRVFHKMAQESDVFGTNVDGLSIPFILSTPCLAAIREDDSLDLKEVGRILEEHLKIHNIPLKTRKLVQRVCDIITQRAARLVAAGIVAVLQKLGRDGTLCGTTRVRSITGVPKRSVIAIEGGLYQGYSVFREYLDEAILEILGEEIAATVVLKVVEEGSGMGAALIAAAYSSTRKNSI; from the exons ATGGGGGGAGCGGGGTGGCTTCGGGTGGCTGCGGCAGCTGGCTGCGCGGCGGTGACGTGCACATTGGCGACCACGATGGTGGTGCGGAGGGTGACggcctggaggcggtggctccggGCCATGGCGGTGCTGCGTGACGTCGAGGAGAGCTTCGCCACGCCCACGGAGCGGCTGCAGCGAGTTGTCAACTCCCTCGCCATCGAGATGTTCGCTGGGCTCGCATCCGAGGACGCCAGCAAGGTCCGGATGCTGCTCACCTGCGTTGACTCGCTTCTGGATGG GAGTGAGGAAGGCAtatattatgccattgatattggaggAACGAGCTTTAGATTCTTGAAAGTGGAACTTGGTGCAGGGTCTACAATCATTAATCAAAAGATCGAGCATCAACCAATAAAAAAAGAATTGATGGAAGGCACAAGCGAG GATTTTTTCAGTTTCATTGCCTCAACGCTGAAGAGCTTTATTGAAAGAGAGGGGGGTGAAGGAAGGGCACTTGGTTTTACATTTTCTTTTCCGATGAGACAGTTTTCCATAACCTCAGGGTCATTAATCCGGTGGACTAAAGAATTTTCAATTGAAGAGGCT GTTGGGAAAGATGTTGCTCAGTGTTTAAATGAAGCGCTGGAAAGGAATGGACTAAATTTGAGGGTCAATGCATTG ATGAATAATACTGTGGGCACACTAGCTTTGGGGCATTATTATGATGAGGATACAATAGCTGCAGTGATTATTGGAGCTGGCACCAATGCTTGCTATATTGAACGTAATGAGGCAATCACAAAATGCCAGGGCCTTCTTACTAACTCCGGACAAACG GTTGTAAATGTAGAATGGGGGAGCTTCCGGCCTCCGCAAATACCATTAACTCCTTATGACATATGCTTCTATAATGAGACACCAAATTACTATGACCAG GGGTTTGAGAAAATGATATCGGGTGTGTATCTTGGGGAGATTGCAAGACGGGTGTTCCATAAAATGGCTCAAGAATCGGATGTATTTGGTACTAATGTTGATGGTTTATCTATCCCTTTCATCTTAAG CACTCCATGTCTAGCTGCTATCCGTGAGGATGATTCTCTGGACTTGAAGGAAGTTGGAAGAATACTAGAAGAACATCTGAAG ATACACAATATTCCTCTGAAGACTCGCAAACTGGTGCAGAGAGTGTGCGATATTATCACCCAAAGAGCCGCACGTTTAGTGGCAGCTGGAATTGTTGCAGTACTACAAAAACTTGGTCGTGATGGAACACTTTGTGGCACCACCAGGGTACGAAGTATAACGGGCGTACCAAAGAGATCAGTCATCGCAATCGAGGGTGGTCTCTACCAAGGATATTCAGTATTTAGAGAATATCTGGATGAAGCCATATTGGAGATCCTTGGGGAGGAGATAGCAGCCACTGTCGTTCTTAAAGTGGTGGAGGAGGGATCTGGGATGGGGGCTGCTCTCATCGCAGCAGCATATTCGTCAACTAGAAAGAATTCCATATAA